The proteins below are encoded in one region of Rhododendron vialii isolate Sample 1 chromosome 7a, ASM3025357v1:
- the LOC131331968 gene encoding protein RTF1 homolog → MKNNDFGGCDSLTHQGMADLEKLLLEAAGRTGKNRHSPPARRQRDHSYSDDSDDGRAYASRKHSGSQVPLKKRLDPTERDDDDDDQSSQEEGGDDDDDDDGVGFDRDGDSGDDDSIGSDLYKDEADRQKLAEMTELEREIILSERATKKDDKVMREKMRSKRNDKTPQPKKEKLDSSPRRTSSRGLRSSARSADRAAAKDDALNELRAKRLKHQDPDAQRKLRDTARGKRGSSPIKRKNFTAATSISSSSRSESGSDSEDEESTGDGGMMVDSDEEKTSRDSDLPKFEDIKEITIRRSKLAKWLMEPFFDELIVGCFVRVGIGKSKTGPIYRLCMVRNVDASDPNRQYKLENKTTSKYLNVIWGNESSAARWQMAMVSDSPPIKDEFDQWVREVERSGGRMLSKREVVEKREAILKTNTFVYSAATVKQMLQEKKSATRRPMNVAAEKDRLRREMEAAKSRNDEVEAERIKERLEELEASRQVQGKDAKAIRLAEMNKRNRVENFKNASGLKSANMGLKAGEAGYDPFSRRWTRSRNYYVSKANEGGADEAAEEVAVVTNDDDDATTTTGGVAATAAALEAAADAGKLVDTRAPVDQGTESNVLHDFDLPISLAVLQRFGGPKGVQAGFMARKQRIEATVGCQVPVNDGRRHALTLTVSDYKRRRGLL, encoded by the exons ATGAAGAATAACGATTTTG GAGGGTGTGATAGCTTAACCCATCAGGGCATGGCGGACTTAGAAAAGCTGCTTCTGGAGGCAGCAGGAAGAACGGGGAAGAACCGGCATTCGCCTCCGGCTAGAAGGCAACGCGATCATTCATATTCTGATGACTCAGATGATGGTCGTGCTTATGCAAGTAGGAAACACTCTGGATCTCAAGTCCCTTTGAAGAAGCGGCTTGACCCTACCGAAAGagatgacgatgatgatgatcaGAGCAGCCAGGAAGAAGGTGgtgatgacgacgacgacgatgatggTGTGGGTTTTGATCGTGATGGTGACAGTGGCGACGATGACTCTATCGGGAGTGATCTTTATAAGGATGAAGCCGACAGGCAAAAGCTCGCAGAGATGACGGAACTTGAAAGAGAGATCATCTTGTCAGAACGTGCGACCAAGAAAGACGACAAAGTGATGCGCGAAAAGATGAGGTCAAAACGGAACGATAAGACTCCCCAACCTAAAAAGGAGAAATTAGACAGTAGTCCGCGTCGTACGTCCTCCCGTGGTTTGCGCTCCTCTGCCAGGTCAGCTGACAGAGCAGCAGCCAAGGATGACGCTTTGAATGAGTTGCGAGCGAAGCGACTGAAGCATCAGGACCCTGACGCTCAGCGGAAGCTGAGGGATACAGCTAGGGGAAAAAGGGGATCGTCGCCAATCAAGCGGAAAAACTTCACTGCAGCAACAAGTATAAGCAGCTCCAGTCGTAGCGAAAGTGGGTCTGATAGTGAAGACGAGGAGTCGACTGGGGATGGGGGAATGATGGTTGACAGTGACGAAGAAAAGACCTCACGAGATTCTGACTTGCCAAAATTTGAGGATATAAAGGAGATAACTATTCGACGTTCCAAACTGGCTAAATGGTTAATGGAGCCCTTTTTCGACGAGTTGATTGTGGGCTGCTTTGTGAGGGTTGGAATTGGGAAATCTAAAACGGGGCCAATCTACAGGCTCTGTATGGTTCGCAACGTTGACGCCTCGGACCCTAACCGACAGTACAAGCTTGAGAACAAAACCACATCCAAGTATTTGAATGTTATTTGGGGTAACGAGAGTTCTGCTGCAAGGTGGCAGATGGCTATGGTTTCGGACTCCCCTCCTATCAAGGACGAGTTTGACCAGTGGGTTAGGGAGGTGGAGCGGAGTGGCGGTCGGATGCTTAGCAAACGGGAAGTGGTTGAAAAGAGGGAAGCGATACTAAAGACCAACACGTTTGTCTATTCGGCTGCCACCGTGAAGCAGATGTTGCAGGAGAAGAAATCTGCGACGCGGAGGCCGATGAACGTGGCGGCGGAGAAGGACCGCCTGAGGAGGGAGATGGAGGCGGCCAAGAGTAGGAATGATGAGGTGGAGGCTGAGAGGATCAAGGAGAGACTGGAGGAACTGGAGGCGTCACGGCAAGTTCAAGGGAAAGATGCTAAGGCTATAAGGCTGGCGGAAATGAACAAAAGGAATAGGGTTGAGAATTTCAAAAATGCGTCCGGACTGAAATCGGCGAATATGGGTTTGAAAGCAGGTGAGGCAGGGTACGACCCGTTTTCGAGGCGGTGGACTAGGTCAAGGAATTACTATGTTTCGAAGGCTAACGAAGGAGGAGCAGATGAGGCTGCAGAAGAGGTGGCAGTGGTGACAAATGACGATGATGATGCTACCACCACAACAGGTGGTGTGGCCGCCACAGCTGCCGCCTTGGAAGCAGCAGCAGATGCTGGTAAGTTGGTGGACACTCGCGCTCCGGTGGATCAAGGGACGGAGTCGAATGTGCTGCATGATTTCGACCTGCCAATCTCTTTGGCGGTGCTTCAGAGGTTCGGTGGGCCCAAAGGAGTCCAAGCGGGGTTCATGGCAAGAAAGCAGAGGATAGAAGCAACGGTTGGATGCCAAGTCCCGGTTAACGATGGAAGGAGACATGCATTGACACTTACTGTAAGCGACTACAAGAGACGCAGGGGGCTGCTTTGA
- the LOC131333535 gene encoding mitochondrial metalloendopeptidase OMA1-like: MCLFGAKTMSSRFLLDAGRRFFHGNRFQPQLYSKETGLVIHQTQRAVARLQRGLVIRQTQRALVRFKRDPWGIMLRNPKLVVIGSCVLIALLFGRMERIPISGRFHIVLSCKTVERKLGEWTFKGQEEEHRRKILPPNSPQSIRVQRILREIVQGMQSGLRLEKDSSVRVHELKNPAELTPGGTSRKEEPLEAESYSTGNELVCHKPKEAGIQKRARRFGWRFATRHLDGLNWEVMVVDDPYNPNACYIPNGKIVFFTGLFRKLKSDAEVAAVLGHEVGHGIARHIAEGYFRFLWVIILLILCPPDPKSKPEYHPINMFLAFISRRREMEADYIGMMLMASAGYDPRLAPGVELKIDDGGRHNALSTHPCGRKRAEKLQKAKVMDRAMAIYREVTSGLGVPSLI, encoded by the exons ATGTGTTTGTTTGGTGCAAAGACCATGAGTTCCAGATTCCTCCTTGATGCCGGAAGGAGATTTTTCCACGGAAACAGATTCCAACCTCAACTATACAGTAAGGAAACTGGACTCGTAATTCACCAAACGCAGCGCGCAGTTGCTAGACTTCAAAGGGGTCTCGTAATCCGCCAAACGCAGCGCGCACTTGTTAGATTTAAAAGGGATCCTTGGGGAATCATGCTACGCAACCCCAAACTTGTCGTGATTGGCTCATGCGTGTTGATCGCCCTCCTCTTCGGTAGGATGGAGAGGATTCCGATCTCTGGGCGGTTTCATATAGTTCTGTCATGCAAAACGGTGGAGAGAAAGTTGGGAGAATGGACGTTTAAGGGGCAGGAAGAGGAACACCGACGGAAAATCCTCCCGCCAAACAGCCCTCAAAGCATTCGAGTGCAGCGGATTCTGAGGGAGATTGTTCAAGGAATGCAGAGCGGGTTGAGACTGGAGAAAGACAGCAGCGTCAGAGTGCATGAACTCAAGAACCCCGCGGAATTGACGCCTGGGGGTACAAGTAGAAAAGAGGAGCCTTTGGAAGCGGAATCGTATAGTACTGGAAATGAGTTGGTCTGTCATAAGCCTAAGGAGGCAGGGATTCAGAAGAGGGCGaggagattcggttggagattCGCTACTAGGCATTTGGATGGTTTGAACTgggaagtgatggtggtggatgaTCCTTATAATCCCAATGCTTGTTACATACCAAATGGTAAGATCGTATTCTTCACTGGGTTGTTTAGGAAACTTAAATCTGATGCAGAGGTTGCAGCTGTTCTTGGGCATGAG GTTGGGCACGGAATAGCTCGGCATATCGCAGAAGGTTATTTCAGGTTTTTGTGGGTTATCATTTTGCTGATCCTCTGTCCACCGGATCCTAAATCTAAGCCTGAATACCACCCAATCAACATGTTCTTAGCCTTCATCTCCAGGAG GAGAGAAATGGAAGCAGACTACATAGGAATGATGTTAATGGCATCAGCAGGGTATGACCCTCGACTGGCACCAGGAGTTGAGCTGAAGATCGATGATGGAGGCCGTCACAATGCACTCTCAACCCATCCATGCGGACGTAAGAGAGCAGAGAAGCTGCAAAAGGCTAAAGTGATGGATcgagcaatggccatatacagGGAAGTAACAAGTGGCCTGGGGGTCCCAAGTTTAATTTAA